The following are from one region of the Melaminivora suipulveris genome:
- a CDS encoding bile acid:sodium symporter family protein — MQGDIVSGVLLPLILAFIMFSLGLGLTPQDFRRILTQPRALLVGMVCHFVLLPLACYFLLKLTGTAGVFAVGFMILAACPTGSTSNLLTYLARGDVALALSFTAVASVLTIFTLPLVVTWSLTHFLGASRAVNVPVGLMMGQVALVLGLPVALGMWARRQRPAWALRFEPRATRIATVLFVLIVLLAVVKNWALLVANFNTLAPFALVLNLSMLALGFAMAWAARLPYRQSVTLGIETAVQNAALALVIASSVLKEDAMAIPGAVYGVLMYAGGLVFALLMRRLGRVSAPEVAHAA, encoded by the coding sequence ATGCAGGGCGATATTGTTTCAGGCGTGCTTTTGCCGCTCATCCTGGCTTTCATCATGTTCTCGCTCGGCCTGGGCCTGACGCCGCAGGATTTCCGGCGCATCCTGACGCAGCCGCGCGCGCTGCTGGTGGGCATGGTGTGCCACTTCGTGCTGCTGCCGCTGGCGTGCTACTTCCTGCTCAAGCTGACGGGCACGGCCGGCGTGTTCGCCGTGGGCTTCATGATCCTCGCGGCCTGCCCGACGGGCAGCACCTCCAACCTGCTGACCTATCTCGCGCGCGGCGACGTGGCGCTGGCGCTGAGCTTCACCGCCGTGGCCAGCGTGCTGACCATCTTCACGCTGCCGCTGGTCGTGACCTGGTCGCTGACGCATTTTCTCGGCGCCTCGCGCGCGGTGAACGTGCCGGTGGGGCTGATGATGGGCCAGGTCGCGCTGGTGCTGGGGCTGCCGGTGGCCCTGGGCATGTGGGCGCGCCGCCAGCGCCCGGCCTGGGCGCTGCGTTTTGAGCCGCGCGCCACGCGCATCGCCACGGTGCTGTTCGTGCTCATCGTGCTGCTGGCCGTGGTCAAGAACTGGGCGCTGCTGGTGGCCAACTTCAACACCCTGGCGCCTTTTGCGCTGGTGCTGAACCTGAGCATGCTGGCGCTGGGCTTTGCCATGGCCTGGGCTGCGCGGCTGCCGTACCGGCAATCGGTCACGCTGGGCATAGAGACGGCCGTGCAAAACGCTGCGCTGGCGCTGGTGATTGCCAGCAGCGTGCTCAAGGAGGACGCGATGGCCATCCCTGGCGCGGTGTACGGCGTGCTGATGTATGCCGGCGGGCTGGTGTTTGCGCTGCTGATGCGGCGCCTGGGCCGCGTCAGCGCGCCGGAGGTCGCCCATGCGGCCTGA
- a CDS encoding AraC family transcriptional regulator — translation MTLQATVSMNWVDTVLTAAERQGVPRAALLAHAGITEDELARERWPIDHITRLWRAAALATQDAGFGLKAGQRVGPHSFEAISRLLASSPTLRQAIAAVQRYQRLISDGGRFQAVAGAEASWLVYHPRQGSLAFSPHQIEAVLAAVVTFAGWVRAAPVRPLAVQFSQPRLGPVGGYRVAFGCAVRFEQAFSGVLLDNAVLDAPLPQANARAQRLHGRDAAARLAALSRGSALARELRAWLAGELQAGQLPTRAHAAQMLLISERTLARRMQAEGLHFSALLDEVRQGIALAAVADTDRSLAEIGQALGYAEPSVFWRAFRRWTGVTPAQWRGRARRPTHVEHR, via the coding sequence TTGACTTTGCAGGCCACGGTTTCCATGAACTGGGTGGACACGGTGCTGACCGCCGCCGAGCGCCAGGGCGTGCCGCGCGCCGCGCTGCTGGCGCATGCCGGCATCACCGAGGACGAGCTGGCGCGCGAGCGCTGGCCCATCGACCACATCACCCGCCTGTGGCGCGCCGCGGCGCTGGCGACGCAGGACGCGGGCTTTGGCCTGAAGGCGGGGCAGCGCGTGGGGCCGCACAGCTTCGAGGCCATCAGCCGCCTGCTGGCGTCCTCGCCCACGTTGCGCCAGGCGATCGCCGCGGTGCAGCGCTACCAGCGCCTGATCAGCGACGGCGGGCGTTTTCAAGCGGTGGCCGGGGCCGAGGCGAGCTGGCTGGTCTACCACCCGCGCCAGGGCAGCCTGGCCTTCAGCCCGCACCAGATCGAGGCGGTGCTGGCGGCGGTGGTCACCTTCGCCGGCTGGGTGCGCGCTGCGCCCGTGCGGCCCCTGGCGGTGCAGTTCAGCCAGCCGCGCCTGGGCCCGGTGGGGGGCTATCGCGTGGCGTTTGGTTGTGCGGTGCGTTTCGAGCAGGCCTTCAGCGGCGTGCTGCTGGACAACGCCGTGCTGGACGCTCCGCTGCCGCAGGCCAACGCCCGCGCCCAACGCTTGCACGGCCGCGACGCGGCGGCGCGCCTGGCGGCGTTGAGCCGCGGCAGCGCCCTGGCCCGCGAGCTGCGCGCCTGGCTGGCTGGCGAGCTGCAAGCGGGGCAGCTGCCCACGCGCGCCCACGCGGCGCAGATGCTGCTGATCAGTGAGCGCACGCTGGCGCGGCGCATGCAGGCCGAGGGGCTGCACTTTTCCGCGCTGCTGGACGAGGTGCGGCAAGGCATTGCGCTGGCCGCCGTCGCAGACACCGACAGGAGTCTGGCGGAAATCGGCCAGGCCCTGGGTTATGCCGAGCCCAGCGTGTTCTGGCGCGCGTTTCGGCGCTGGACGGGGGTGACGCCGGCGCAGTGGCGCGGGCGGGCGAGGCGGCCGACGCACGTCGAGCACCGCTGA
- a CDS encoding response regulator transcription factor: MTHKILRDVDIHIVDDDADVRDGLAWLFDSRGWQARTWAGGDALLAAARKLRGDWGLAVVLLDVRMQPLSGPVTFEQLKSLGCPWPVLFLTGHGDVGTAVEAVKNGAWDFLEKPFQDNMLVDRVEQAMHAALAQTDAEREDQRLRQALASLSPREREVLDELIRGHYNKNIAERLGITARTVEFHRANIFEKLGAESAIELAHKLGRLGHGAERR; encoded by the coding sequence ATGACCCACAAAATCCTGCGCGACGTGGACATCCACATCGTCGATGACGACGCCGACGTGCGCGACGGCCTGGCCTGGCTGTTCGACTCGCGCGGCTGGCAGGCGCGCACCTGGGCCGGCGGTGACGCGCTGCTGGCCGCGGCGCGCAAGCTGCGCGGCGACTGGGGCTTGGCGGTGGTGCTGCTGGACGTGCGCATGCAGCCGCTGTCCGGCCCGGTGACCTTCGAGCAGCTGAAAAGCCTGGGCTGCCCCTGGCCGGTGCTGTTCCTGACCGGGCACGGCGACGTCGGCACCGCCGTGGAAGCTGTCAAGAACGGCGCCTGGGATTTCCTGGAAAAGCCTTTTCAGGACAACATGCTGGTCGACCGCGTCGAGCAGGCCATGCATGCCGCCCTGGCACAGACCGACGCCGAGCGCGAAGACCAGCGCCTGCGCCAGGCGCTGGCGTCTTTGAGCCCGCGCGAGCGCGAGGTGCTCGATGAGCTGATCCGCGGGCACTACAACAAGAACATCGCCGAGCGCCTGGGCATCACCGCGCGCACGGTGGAGTTTCACCGTGCCAACATCTTCGAGAAACTGGGCGCCGAGTCGGCCATCGAGCTGGCGCACAAACTCGGGCGCCTGGGGCACGGCGCGGAGCGGAGATAG
- a CDS encoding sensor histidine kinase: MPLSSPPPADDFALLHASTRHAPDRSRWTVLWMMGLAVLIVSAVVALGWYLNRYESEEEERRQGADAQWLEQSVQFHFRRLESDVAQLARQAALGRAASGGDAVGDHSDPLADESSAGLLLRAPGVVTARAWLAEEGSSSGDVAVWQADAMGGDANQQALQTLEDVARGLRRASYAGPMQRADGASTDRLWLAVPYFDGTHMAGVYVVQLAMRAAVDALLPPWFARKQGVRLVVDGDQTSPAAAPRQPAPYRTVMNLPGADLLLEVVPQGPQAPAVPRVFFLVALMFLLGMLAALAALRRDFAKRQQVQQRLEAEVALRTAMERSVSIGMRAWDMDGRILYVNNAFCSMLGYAGEELRGARAPMPYWPAEQAAQLSALHASVMRQGTQPQGTEAQFRHRDGHLVDVLIHEAPLTAADGTQIGWMSSVLDISERKRAQRLAASQQEKLEASARLVAVGEVASTLAHELNQPLGALASFANGLVNRLQRGSVSQGELAAVAQRMARLAERAGGVTQRVNAFARRRELNLQRLDLVPLVRRAAHSAQDAGPATLQLSLPPGPVWVQGDELLLEHLVHNLCSNALDWARRGERPPQVQVRLEPSAHDAQQVCLEVADNGPGVAQDARGRIFDAFYSTKEGGMGMGLAICRSIAEAHHGRILVQADAALGGALFIAELPLAGPHIVATP; this comes from the coding sequence GTGCCCCTGAGCAGCCCCCCGCCCGCCGACGACTTCGCACTGCTGCACGCCAGCACGCGCCATGCGCCCGACCGCAGCCGCTGGACGGTGTTGTGGATGATGGGCCTGGCGGTGCTGATCGTCTCGGCCGTGGTGGCGCTGGGCTGGTATCTGAACCGTTACGAGAGCGAAGAGGAGGAACGCCGCCAGGGGGCGGACGCGCAGTGGCTGGAGCAAAGCGTGCAGTTCCACTTCCGCCGGCTGGAAAGCGACGTGGCCCAGTTGGCGCGCCAGGCGGCGCTGGGCAGGGCCGCCAGCGGGGGCGACGCCGTCGGCGACCACTCCGATCCGCTCGCGGACGAATCCTCCGCCGGCCTGCTGCTGCGTGCGCCAGGCGTCGTCACGGCGCGCGCCTGGCTGGCCGAAGAAGGCAGCAGCAGTGGCGACGTGGCCGTCTGGCAGGCCGACGCCATGGGCGGCGACGCCAATCAGCAAGCGCTGCAGACCCTGGAGGACGTCGCCCGCGGCCTGCGCCGCGCCAGCTACGCCGGCCCCATGCAGCGCGCAGACGGCGCAAGCACCGACCGGCTGTGGCTGGCCGTGCCCTACTTCGACGGCACGCACATGGCCGGCGTGTACGTGGTGCAGCTGGCCATGCGCGCTGCCGTCGACGCGCTGCTGCCGCCATGGTTCGCGCGCAAGCAGGGCGTGCGCCTGGTGGTCGATGGCGACCAGACATCGCCCGCCGCCGCCCCGCGTCAGCCCGCGCCATACCGCACCGTCATGAACCTGCCCGGCGCCGACCTGCTGCTGGAGGTGGTGCCGCAAGGGCCGCAGGCGCCGGCCGTGCCGCGCGTGTTCTTTCTGGTGGCGCTGATGTTTCTGCTCGGCATGCTGGCCGCCCTGGCCGCGCTGCGACGCGACTTCGCCAAGCGCCAGCAGGTGCAGCAGCGCCTGGAGGCCGAGGTGGCGCTGCGCACGGCCATGGAGCGCTCGGTCAGCATCGGCATGCGCGCCTGGGACATGGACGGCCGCATCCTGTACGTCAACAACGCCTTCTGCAGCATGCTGGGCTATGCCGGCGAGGAGTTGCGCGGCGCGCGCGCGCCCATGCCCTACTGGCCGGCCGAGCAGGCGGCGCAGCTGTCCGCGCTGCACGCCTCCGTCATGCGCCAGGGCACGCAGCCACAGGGCACGGAGGCGCAGTTTCGCCACCGGGACGGCCATCTGGTGGACGTGCTGATCCACGAGGCGCCGCTCACTGCGGCCGACGGCACGCAAATCGGCTGGATGAGCTCCGTCCTGGACATCAGCGAGCGCAAGCGCGCCCAGCGCCTGGCCGCCTCGCAGCAGGAAAAGCTCGAGGCCTCGGCGCGCCTGGTGGCGGTGGGCGAGGTGGCCTCGACCCTTGCGCACGAACTGAACCAGCCGCTGGGCGCGCTGGCCAGCTTTGCCAACGGCCTGGTCAACCGCCTGCAGCGCGGCAGCGTCTCGCAAGGCGAGCTCGCCGCCGTGGCCCAGCGCATGGCGCGCCTGGCCGAACGCGCCGGCGGCGTGACCCAGCGTGTGAACGCCTTTGCTCGGCGGCGCGAGCTGAACCTCCAGCGCCTGGATCTGGTGCCGCTGGTGCGCCGCGCAGCGCACTCCGCGCAGGACGCCGGCCCGGCCACGCTACAGCTGTCGCTGCCACCCGGCCCCGTGTGGGTGCAGGGCGACGAGCTGCTGCTGGAGCATCTGGTGCACAACCTGTGCAGCAATGCGCTGGACTGGGCGCGGCGCGGCGAGCGGCCACCACAGGTGCAGGTGCGCCTGGAACCCTCTGCGCACGACGCGCAGCAGGTCTGCCTGGAGGTCGCCGACAACGGCCCCGGTGTGGCGCAGGACGCGCGTGGACGCATCTTCGACGCCTTCTACAGCACCAAGGAGGGCGGCATGGGGATGGGCCTGGCCATCTGCCGCTCCATCGCCGAAGCGCACCACGGGCGTATCCTGGTGCAGGCCGATGCCGCGCTGGGCGGCGCGTTGTTCATCGCCGAGCTGCCGCTGGCCGGTCCCCACATCGTTGCCACGCCATGA
- a CDS encoding FAD-dependent oxidoreductase, whose amino-acid sequence MDSTVQSDVLVVGGGLAGIVTALQCVCAGQRVALVDRDTPERLGGLALWAFGGMALVGTPLQAKMKIPDSPERALADWLRFGELDHLDNPHALPWARHYVEHSRAQVYDWLLAYGLKFMPAVNWVERGRFGDGNSLPRYHIVWGTSRRLTQRMIELLREAGGGGRLTILHRHRVTQLDHEGGRIRGAVAIDEAGGGAVRLRADVVVLATGGINGGHEQTRANWPQGRPLPRTMLNGAHPFADGALHHAAAAGLGASIRNAGEMWNYAAGFPHPQPHFDGHGLSAIPCKSALWLNHRGERIGPEPLVTGFDTYWLCQRVAQQEQPWTWHLLNWLIAAKEFAISGAEHNQRIRDMQFPLFVKETLLGNHRLVRQMQAESPHFLVDDTLAGLAAKMNALTGGQHVRPETLQATADTFDANFAAGGTLKLHNDDQIRRILHARQWGPDKLRTCAPAPLQAKGAGPFIAIHMQLITRKSLGGLATDLQSRVLNAAGAPIAGLYAVGEAAGFGGGGASGRRSLEGTFLPGCILTAQAAAASIAAGG is encoded by the coding sequence ATGGATTCCACCGTGCAATCGGACGTGCTGGTCGTCGGTGGCGGACTGGCCGGCATCGTCACCGCCCTGCAGTGCGTGTGTGCTGGACAGCGCGTGGCGCTGGTCGACCGCGATACGCCCGAGCGCCTGGGCGGTCTGGCGCTGTGGGCCTTCGGCGGCATGGCGCTGGTCGGCACGCCGCTGCAGGCCAAGATGAAAATCCCCGACAGCCCCGAGCGCGCCCTGGCCGACTGGCTGCGCTTCGGTGAGCTGGACCACCTGGACAACCCGCACGCCCTGCCCTGGGCGCGCCACTACGTCGAGCATTCGCGCGCGCAGGTCTACGACTGGCTGCTGGCATACGGCCTGAAGTTCATGCCGGCCGTCAATTGGGTCGAGCGCGGGCGCTTCGGCGACGGCAACAGCCTGCCGCGCTACCACATCGTCTGGGGCACCTCACGGCGGCTCACGCAGCGCATGATCGAGCTGCTGCGGGAGGCCGGCGGCGGCGGGCGCCTGACGATCCTGCACCGCCACCGCGTCACGCAGCTGGACCACGAGGGCGGGCGCATCCGGGGCGCCGTGGCCATCGACGAAGCCGGCGGCGGCGCAGTGCGCCTGCGCGCCGACGTGGTGGTGCTGGCCACGGGCGGCATCAACGGCGGCCATGAGCAAACGCGCGCCAACTGGCCGCAGGGGCGGCCCCTGCCGCGCACCATGCTCAACGGCGCGCACCCCTTTGCCGATGGCGCTCTGCACCACGCCGCCGCTGCCGGGCTAGGCGCCAGCATCCGCAACGCCGGCGAGATGTGGAACTACGCCGCCGGCTTTCCCCACCCGCAGCCGCACTTCGACGGCCATGGTCTGTCGGCGATCCCATGCAAGTCGGCGCTGTGGCTGAATCACCGCGGCGAGCGCATCGGGCCCGAGCCGCTGGTCACGGGCTTCGATACCTACTGGCTGTGCCAGCGCGTCGCGCAGCAGGAGCAGCCCTGGACCTGGCACCTGCTGAACTGGCTGATCGCCGCCAAGGAATTCGCGATTTCCGGCGCCGAGCACAACCAGCGCATCCGCGACATGCAGTTTCCACTGTTCGTCAAGGAAACCCTGCTGGGCAACCACCGCCTGGTGCGCCAGATGCAGGCCGAGAGCCCGCACTTTCTGGTGGATGACACCCTGGCCGGCCTGGCGGCGAAGATGAATGCACTGACGGGTGGCCAGCATGTGCGGCCCGAGACGCTGCAGGCCACGGCCGATACCTTCGACGCCAACTTCGCCGCCGGCGGCACGCTCAAGCTGCACAACGACGACCAGATCCGCCGCATCCTGCACGCCCGCCAGTGGGGCCCGGACAAGCTGCGCACCTGCGCGCCGGCGCCACTGCAGGCCAAGGGCGCCGGCCCCTTCATCGCCATCCACATGCAGCTCATCACGCGCAAGAGCCTGGGCGGCCTGGCCACCGATCTGCAAAGCCGCGTGCTGAACGCCGCAGGTGCGCCCATCGCCGGGCTGTACGCCGTGGGCGAGGCGGCGGGCTTTGGCGGCGGTGGGGCCAGTGGGCGGCGCTCGCTGGAGGGAACCTTCCTGCCCGGCTGCATCCTGACGGCCCAAGCCGCGGCGGCCAGCATCGCCGCAGGCGGCTGA
- a CDS encoding L-lactate dehydrogenase, translating to MRPEESSGLLRYPATAADWQARARRRLPRFLFDYLDGGAGGECTLAANVQDFNRIRVRQRVLVDVSAVDTRTQLAGQDCALPLALAPVGLAGMMARRGEAQAMRAASAAGVPFTLSTVGICALDEVCAAAPAGSPPPWFQLYMLRDRGAVRALLDKAWHHCCRTLVFTVDLPATGMRQRDVRNGMAHAGTRAGLLRAMQLLAHPGWIWDVALRGKPLTFGCLSDQVPGGRDLNAFKAWVDAQFDPSVTWSDIAWLREHWRGRLLLKGILDAHDARASVDCGADGIVVSNHGGRQLDGVASTISALPAIAQAVGGRTEVLLDGGVRSGTDVFKALALGARGVLIGRAWIWALAGGGEGAVRELLASWQRELRLAMMLTGCTRVQDVGSGQLEPDYEQKRPSVGVNQ from the coding sequence ATGCGGCCTGAAGAATCATCCGGCCTGCTGCGCTACCCGGCCACGGCTGCCGACTGGCAGGCCCGCGCGCGCCGCCGTCTGCCACGTTTCCTGTTCGACTATCTGGATGGCGGCGCCGGGGGCGAATGCACTCTGGCCGCCAACGTGCAGGATTTCAACCGCATCCGCGTGCGCCAGCGCGTGCTGGTCGACGTCAGCGCGGTGGATACGCGCACCCAGCTGGCCGGCCAGGATTGCGCCCTGCCGCTGGCCCTGGCCCCGGTGGGCCTGGCGGGAATGATGGCGCGCCGCGGCGAGGCACAGGCCATGCGCGCAGCCAGTGCCGCCGGTGTGCCGTTCACCCTGTCCACCGTGGGTATCTGCGCGCTTGATGAAGTATGCGCCGCCGCGCCCGCGGGCAGCCCACCGCCATGGTTCCAGCTGTACATGCTGCGCGACCGGGGCGCCGTGCGTGCCCTGCTGGACAAGGCCTGGCACCACTGCTGCCGCACGCTGGTCTTCACCGTCGACCTGCCGGCCACCGGCATGCGCCAGCGCGACGTGCGCAACGGCATGGCGCATGCCGGCACGCGCGCCGGCCTGCTGCGCGCCATGCAGCTGCTGGCGCACCCAGGGTGGATCTGGGACGTGGCGCTGCGCGGCAAGCCGCTCACCTTCGGCTGCCTGAGCGACCAGGTGCCCGGCGGGCGCGACCTGAACGCCTTCAAGGCCTGGGTGGACGCGCAGTTCGACCCCAGCGTGACCTGGAGCGACATCGCCTGGCTGCGCGAGCACTGGCGCGGCCGCCTGCTGCTCAAGGGCATCCTGGACGCGCACGACGCACGCGCCTCGGTGGACTGTGGCGCCGACGGCATCGTCGTATCCAACCACGGCGGGCGCCAGCTCGACGGCGTGGCCTCGACCATCTCCGCGCTGCCGGCCATCGCGCAGGCCGTGGGCGGGCGCACCGAGGTGCTGCTCGACGGCGGTGTGAGAAGCGGCACGGATGTCTTCAAGGCCCTGGCCCTGGGCGCGCGCGGCGTGCTGATCGGGCGCGCCTGGATCTGGGCGCTGGCCGGTGGCGGCGAGGGCGCCGTGCGCGAGCTGCTCGCCTCCTGGCAGCGCGAGCTGCGCCTGGCCATGATGCTGACCGGCTGCACGCGCGTGCAGGACGTCGGCAGCGGCCAGCTGGAGCCTGATTATGAGCAAAAACGGCCTTCAGTCGGCGTAAATCAATGA
- a CDS encoding DctP family TRAP transporter solute-binding subunit, whose translation MRSRSTRRTLVQALGLTALPRLAGAAAPAAGRARVTLRLSHVVARETPKGLALENFRERVQAASDGAIQVVIHPNSLLYGDEDEMQALQLGAVDMLAPSLSKFGPIGFPEFELFDLPFLFDDTQQVQRVKQGPVGQELLALLARQRLVGLGYLDNGFKHMSANRPLLAPEDFVGLRARIQASRVIAHQMRALGARPVVLSFGETRRALAARVVDGTENPVSNFWTQGMHRVQTDLSLTRHGYLGYCIVVHERFWSHLAPTDRALIQQALAESLAWGNTIAQRANDQDLDALRASGATRVHALDAVQRQRLRHATRGVHEGLAARIGEEWIRRMRGAALSPI comes from the coding sequence ATGCGCTCTCGCTCCACCCGACGCACTTTGGTTCAGGCCCTGGGCCTGACGGCGCTGCCGCGCCTGGCGGGTGCTGCAGCCCCGGCGGCCGGTCGCGCGCGGGTGACCCTGCGGCTGTCGCACGTCGTCGCGCGCGAAACCCCCAAGGGCCTGGCCCTGGAGAATTTTCGCGAGCGTGTGCAGGCCGCCAGCGATGGCGCCATCCAGGTCGTGATCCACCCCAACTCGCTGCTGTACGGCGACGAGGACGAGATGCAGGCGCTGCAGCTGGGCGCGGTGGACATGCTGGCGCCCTCGCTGTCCAAGTTCGGGCCCATCGGGTTTCCGGAGTTCGAACTGTTCGACCTGCCCTTCCTGTTCGACGACACGCAGCAGGTGCAGCGCGTCAAGCAGGGTCCGGTAGGCCAGGAGCTGCTGGCGCTGCTGGCGCGTCAGCGCCTGGTGGGCCTGGGCTACCTGGACAACGGCTTCAAGCACATGAGCGCCAACCGGCCTCTGCTGGCGCCCGAGGATTTCGTCGGCCTGCGCGCGCGCATCCAGGCCTCGCGCGTGATCGCGCACCAGATGCGCGCTCTGGGCGCGCGGCCGGTGGTGCTGTCCTTCGGCGAGACGCGGCGCGCGCTGGCCGCGCGCGTGGTCGACGGGACGGAAAACCCGGTCTCCAACTTCTGGACCCAGGGCATGCACAGAGTGCAGACCGATCTGAGCCTGACCCGCCACGGTTACCTGGGCTACTGCATCGTGGTGCACGAGCGCTTCTGGAGCCATCTGGCACCCACCGACCGCGCGCTGATCCAGCAGGCGCTGGCCGAGTCCCTGGCCTGGGGCAACACCATCGCGCAGCGGGCCAACGATCAGGACCTGGATGCGCTGCGTGCCAGCGGCGCCACCCGGGTGCACGCGCTGGATGCCGTGCAGCGCCAGCGCCTGCGCCATGCCACGCGCGGCGTGCACGAAGGGCTGGCGGCACGCATCGGTGAGGAGTGGATCCGCCGTATGCGCGGTGCGGCCCTCTCACCGATCTGA
- a CDS encoding acetolactate synthase large subunit, translating to MNGAQALIKTLADAGVEVCFTNPGTSEMHFVAALDTEPRMRAVLALFEGVATGAADGYARMAGKPAATLLHLGCGLGNGLANLHNARKGKVPVLNIVGDHATHHMRYDAQLQSDIETVARNVSPGFVRTSMSTAELCRDAAEALTACMGPPGSVATLILPADVSWGEGGVPQACPPLPPAPAADEARVQEIARALATSGKKTALLLGGRALQGGTLQNLSRIAQHTGARLFAEVFPTRMERGAGLPHVERIAYLAELASVQLSGLSHLILVDAKSPVSFFAYPGKESDLLPRGCQLHTLAAPHEDVAASIQRLLDATGAQATPALLQSPKRPERPQGKFTADKVCKAIGHLLPERAVLMDEAQTSGIMLPMFTAGSPRHDVLTLTGGAIGQALPCAVGAAIACPDRKVLALSGDGSAMYTLQALWTMAREKLDVVSIIFNNRSYAILNVELQRVGAVGAGEKAHGQLDIGTPALDFVQLAAGMGVPARRAMTTDEFIEALAHALATPGPHLIEAVVPPTLGGLKLRILPRLLGSLKHLPKPLAQALKRGIAP from the coding sequence ATGAACGGCGCGCAAGCCCTGATCAAGACCCTGGCCGATGCCGGCGTCGAAGTCTGCTTCACCAACCCCGGCACCAGCGAGATGCACTTCGTCGCCGCGCTCGATACCGAGCCGCGCATGCGCGCCGTGCTGGCGCTGTTCGAGGGCGTGGCCACCGGCGCGGCCGACGGCTACGCGCGCATGGCCGGCAAGCCCGCCGCCACGCTCTTGCATCTGGGCTGCGGCCTGGGCAACGGCCTGGCCAACCTGCACAACGCGAGGAAGGGCAAGGTGCCGGTGCTGAACATCGTCGGCGACCACGCCACGCACCACATGCGCTACGACGCGCAGCTGCAGTCCGACATCGAAACCGTGGCGCGCAACGTCTCGCCCGGCTTCGTGCGCACCAGCATGAGCACGGCCGAGCTGTGCCGCGACGCCGCCGAGGCGCTCACTGCCTGCATGGGCCCGCCCGGCAGCGTGGCCACGCTGATCCTGCCGGCCGACGTGTCCTGGGGCGAGGGCGGCGTGCCGCAAGCCTGCCCGCCGCTGCCGCCTGCTCCGGCAGCCGACGAGGCGCGCGTGCAGGAGATCGCCCGCGCGCTGGCCACAAGCGGCAAGAAGACCGCCCTGCTGCTGGGCGGCCGCGCGCTGCAGGGTGGCACCCTGCAAAACCTCTCGCGCATCGCCCAGCACACGGGAGCGCGCCTGTTCGCCGAGGTCTTTCCCACGCGCATGGAGCGCGGCGCCGGCCTGCCGCACGTGGAGCGCATCGCCTATCTGGCCGAGCTGGCCTCGGTGCAGCTGTCGGGCCTTTCGCACCTGATCCTGGTCGATGCCAAATCGCCCGTGTCGTTCTTTGCCTATCCGGGCAAGGAAAGCGACCTGCTGCCGCGCGGCTGCCAGCTGCACACCCTGGCCGCGCCGCATGAGGACGTGGCCGCCAGCATCCAGCGCCTGCTGGACGCCACCGGCGCGCAGGCCACGCCGGCGCTGCTGCAAAGTCCGAAGCGCCCCGAGCGCCCGCAAGGCAAGTTCACCGCCGACAAGGTCTGCAAGGCCATCGGCCACCTGCTGCCCGAGCGGGCTGTTCTCATGGACGAGGCGCAGACCAGCGGCATCATGCTGCCCATGTTCACCGCCGGCAGCCCGCGCCATGACGTGCTCACGCTGACGGGCGGCGCCATCGGCCAGGCCCTGCCCTGCGCCGTGGGCGCGGCCATCGCCTGCCCGGATCGCAAGGTGCTGGCGCTCTCAGGCGACGGCTCGGCCATGTACACCCTGCAGGCGCTGTGGACCATGGCGCGCGAGAAGCTCGACGTCGTCAGCATCATCTTCAACAACCGCTCCTACGCCATCCTGAACGTCGAGCTGCAGCGCGTGGGCGCGGTGGGCGCCGGCGAGAAGGCGCACGGCCAGCTCGACATCGGCACGCCGGCGCTGGATTTCGTGCAGCTGGCCGCCGGCATGGGCGTGCCCGCCAGGCGCGCCATGACCACTGACGAGTTCATCGAGGCGCTGGCGCACGCGCTTGCCACGCCGGGCCCGCACCTGATCGAGGCCGTGGTGCCGCCCACGCTGGGCGGGCTCAAGCTGCGGATATTGCCGCGGCTGCTGGGCTCGCTCAAGCACCTGCCGAAGCCGCTGGCGCAGGCCCTCAAGCGGGGCATCGCGCCGTAG